From the Primulina tabacum isolate GXHZ01 chromosome 3, ASM2559414v2, whole genome shotgun sequence genome, one window contains:
- the LOC142538606 gene encoding uncharacterized protein LOC142538606, translating to MTQFFAQVAGNPAPAAGGTRPRTQPEAVYERFQKMNPQKFSGTTNPMVAEEWVKSIEVIFEYMELQDVDRVRCAIFLLAGDARRWWDSASVAVNLPMLSWDGFKEMFFAKYFTEEVQARLTTEFMTLRQGDSSVAEFVRKFEQGCYFVPLIANDARAKLRHFMGGLRPVLRRDVRVTGLTTYAAAVSGALAAEQDQRDIETDRLGKRPYQAPPQPQHQHQRPQYKKSFQGQPGKKPYQGPPRGKGPIQQQGAPQRPVVFPMCPKCNRQHPGPCLYGSGEELLATSVVRDIDLELQGHLVYADLIILPMPEFDIILGMDWLTKNRARRLISKGCQAFLASIVSAPDVTTPSISDVPVVRDFPDVFPDDVAGLPPNREVEFAINLMPAFLGHIVSSSSIEVDPAKVATVKEWVEPKNAYEIRSFLGLADALSRKIAVIAHLSAQRSLQYEIQRFDLEVYRKGKAPKLSNLTVKSSLLDCIRAGQSSDEQLQKWRLKDEAKGSVLYTVSDGR from the exons atgacgcagttcttcgcacaggtTGCGGGGAATCCAGCTCCAGCAGCAGGAGGTACAAGACCGAGGACTCAACCGGAGGCAGTGTACGAGAGATTTCAGAAGATGAATCCTCAGAAGTTCTCAGGGACTACGAATCCTATGGTGGCGGAAGAGTGGGTTAAGTCTATAGAGGTGATCTTTGAGTATATGGAATTGCAGGATGTGgatcgagtccgatgtgccattTTTCTCCTAGCAGGGGATGCAAGACGATGGTGGGACAGTGCATCGGTGGCAGTTAATTTGCCGATGTTGTCTTGGGATGGATTCAAAGAGATGTTCTTCgctaagtacttcactgaggaggtACAGGCCCGTTTGACTACGGAATTTATGACACTACGACAGGGAGATAGTagtgtggctgagtttgtgagaAAGTTTGAACAGGGTTGCTACTTTGTGCCACTCATAGCTAATGATGCTCGAGCAaaactgaggcatttcatgggtGGTTTGCGGCCAGTCttacgccgtgatgtgagagtaaCTGGCCTTACTACATATGCAGCTGCCGTTTCTGGAGCTCTGGcagcagagcaagaccagagagACATTGAGACTGATAGGttgggcaagaggccctaccaGGCACCACCGCAGCCACAGCATCAGCATCAGCGACCCCAGTACAAGAAATCTTTTCAGGGGCAGCCTGGGAAGAAGCCTTACCAAGGACCACCTaggggcaagggtcctatccagcAGCAGGGGGCGCCTCAGAGGCCCGTTGTTTTCCCAATGTGCCCGAAGTGTAACCGCCAGCATCCAGGACCATGCTTGTATGGATCAG gggaagagttgttAGCCACcagtgtggtcagagatattgatCTAGAACTGCAGGGTCACTTGGTGTATGCAGATTTGATTATattgccaatgccagagtttgatatcattttgggaatggattggttgaCAAAGAAtcga GCGAGGAGATTGATTTCcaaagggtgtcaggctttcttggccagtattgtgTCAGCACCTGATGTAACCACTCCATCTATATCAGATGttccagtagtcagagattttccagacgtctttccagatgatgtTGCAGGACTTCCACCGAATAGAGAAGTGGAGTTTGCCATCAATCTCATGCCAg cgtttttgggtcatatagtaTCTAGTAGTagtatcgaggtggatccagcgaaaGTAGCAACTgtcaaggaatgggttgaaccaaaGAATGCATATGAGATCcgaagttttctgggtttagctg acgcattgagcagaaaaattgCAGTCATAGCTCATTTATCAGctcagagatctcttcagtatgAGATTCAAAGGTTTGACTTGGAAGTTTATCGCAAGGGcaaagctcctaagctgtctaatctgacagtcaaatcTTCCTTGCTAGATTGTATTCGAGCaggacagtcttcagatgagcaactacagaaatggagactaaaAGATGAAGCGAAGGGCAGTGttctctacacagtgtcagatg GAAGATAA